One segment of Belonocnema kinseyi isolate 2016_QV_RU_SX_M_011 chromosome 7, B_treatae_v1, whole genome shotgun sequence DNA contains the following:
- the LOC117177388 gene encoding uncharacterized protein LOC117177388 isoform X3, with protein sequence MADGPSVGDAATDLGNENRRVPRERHKRLLESVPGTARLFLSQEDKPSIEVLELQLKHQRYDAIDDKSRSISSSNQQVVLVDKDSSRFTASSSGDDYEEDADGDDEDEDGRSGGIASVNPSVTLVKVTSLTSPKSTSSDSVAKDADGPVVGFVEKTSERMLVREKDKTRKMGKGGCIKKIEKVITAVECGESRKMEKEEDEDEEAIKEKEGLSQGRLTTGRLQGSPFKGQIRSAEDTLVGPCGKKRCADRYDSSESSDRFVHFHGNGRK encoded by the coding sequence ATGGCAGACGGGCCGTCCGTAGGAGACGCGGCCACCGACCTGGGGAACGAAAATCGCCGCGTACCTCGGGAGCGACATAAACGTCTCCTCGAATCTGTACCGGGCACCGCTAGGTTGTTCTTGTCACAGGAGGACAAGCCTTCAATCGAGGTCCTTGAGCTGCAACTGAAGCATCAACGCTATGACGCGATTGACGATAAAAGTCGTAGTATTAGTAGCAGCAACCAACAAGTAGTACTTGTGGACAAGGATTCTTCGCGATTCACAGCTTCGAGTAGCGGTGATGATTACGAGGAAGACGCGGACGGCGATGACGAGGACGAGGACGGTCGCAGTGGTGGAATCGCGAGTGTAAACCCAAGCGTCACCCTGGTGAAGGTGACTTCGCTGACATCACCAAAATCGACGTCAAGCGATTCAGTCGCTAAAGACGCGGACGGACCGGTCGTGGGTTTTGTTGAGAAAACAAGTGAGCGAATGCTAGTGCGAGAGAAGGATAAGACGAGAAAGATGGGCAAGGGTGGTTGCATTAAGAAGATAGAAAAGGTGATTACCGCGGTAGAGTGTGGTGAGTCGCGCAAGATGGAAAAAGAGGAGGATGAAGACGAAGAAGCGATCAAGGAGAAGGAGGGCTTGTCCCAGGGCCGCCTTACAACAGGCAGACTGCAGGGCAGTCCCTTCAAGGGACAAATCAGATCCGCCGAGGACACCCTCGTCGGGCCCTGCGGCAAGAAGCGGTGCGCCGATCGATACGACAGCTCCGAAAGCTCCGACAG
- the LOC117177388 gene encoding uncharacterized protein LOC117177388 isoform X5, giving the protein MADGPSVGDAATDLGNENRRVPRERHKRLLESVPGTARLFLSQEDKPSIEVLELQLKHQRYDAIDDKSRSISSSNQQVVLVDKDSSRFTASSSGDDYEEDADGDDEDEDGRSGGIASVNPSVTLVKVTSLTSPKSTSSDSVAKDADGPVVGFVEKTSERMLVREKDKTRKMGKGGCIKKIEKVITAVECGESRKMEKEEDEDEEAIKEKEGLSQGRLTTGRLQGSPFKGQIRSAEDTLVGPCGKKRCADRYDSSESSDR; this is encoded by the coding sequence ATGGCAGACGGGCCGTCCGTAGGAGACGCGGCCACCGACCTGGGGAACGAAAATCGCCGCGTACCTCGGGAGCGACATAAACGTCTCCTCGAATCTGTACCGGGCACCGCTAGGTTGTTCTTGTCACAGGAGGACAAGCCTTCAATCGAGGTCCTTGAGCTGCAACTGAAGCATCAACGCTATGACGCGATTGACGATAAAAGTCGTAGTATTAGTAGCAGCAACCAACAAGTAGTACTTGTGGACAAGGATTCTTCGCGATTCACAGCTTCGAGTAGCGGTGATGATTACGAGGAAGACGCGGACGGCGATGACGAGGACGAGGACGGTCGCAGTGGTGGAATCGCGAGTGTAAACCCAAGCGTCACCCTGGTGAAGGTGACTTCGCTGACATCACCAAAATCGACGTCAAGCGATTCAGTCGCTAAAGACGCGGACGGACCGGTCGTGGGTTTTGTTGAGAAAACAAGTGAGCGAATGCTAGTGCGAGAGAAGGATAAGACGAGAAAGATGGGCAAGGGTGGTTGCATTAAGAAGATAGAAAAGGTGATTACCGCGGTAGAGTGTGGTGAGTCGCGCAAGATGGAAAAAGAGGAGGATGAAGACGAAGAAGCGATCAAGGAGAAGGAGGGCTTGTCCCAGGGCCGCCTTACAACAGGCAGACTGCAGGGCAGTCCCTTCAAGGGACAAATCAGATCCGCCGAGGACACCCTCGTCGGGCCCTGCGGCAAGAAGCGGTGCGCCGATCGATACGACAGCTCCGAAAGCTCCGACAG
- the LOC117177388 gene encoding uncharacterized protein LOC117177388 isoform X4, which yields MADGPSVGDAATDLGNENRRVPRERHKRLLESVPGTARLFLSQEDKPSIEVLELQLKHQRYDAIDDKSRSISSSNQQVVLVDKDSSRFTASSSGDDYEEDADGDDEDEDGRSGGIASVNPSVTLVKVTSLTSPKSTSSDSVAKDADGPVVGFVEKTSERMLVREKDKTRKMGKGGCIKKIEKVITAVECGESRKMEKEEDEDEEAIKEKEGLSQGRLTTGRLQGSPFKGQIRSAEDTLVGPCGKKRCADRYDSSESSDSSEPI from the coding sequence ATGGCAGACGGGCCGTCCGTAGGAGACGCGGCCACCGACCTGGGGAACGAAAATCGCCGCGTACCTCGGGAGCGACATAAACGTCTCCTCGAATCTGTACCGGGCACCGCTAGGTTGTTCTTGTCACAGGAGGACAAGCCTTCAATCGAGGTCCTTGAGCTGCAACTGAAGCATCAACGCTATGACGCGATTGACGATAAAAGTCGTAGTATTAGTAGCAGCAACCAACAAGTAGTACTTGTGGACAAGGATTCTTCGCGATTCACAGCTTCGAGTAGCGGTGATGATTACGAGGAAGACGCGGACGGCGATGACGAGGACGAGGACGGTCGCAGTGGTGGAATCGCGAGTGTAAACCCAAGCGTCACCCTGGTGAAGGTGACTTCGCTGACATCACCAAAATCGACGTCAAGCGATTCAGTCGCTAAAGACGCGGACGGACCGGTCGTGGGTTTTGTTGAGAAAACAAGTGAGCGAATGCTAGTGCGAGAGAAGGATAAGACGAGAAAGATGGGCAAGGGTGGTTGCATTAAGAAGATAGAAAAGGTGATTACCGCGGTAGAGTGTGGTGAGTCGCGCAAGATGGAAAAAGAGGAGGATGAAGACGAAGAAGCGATCAAGGAGAAGGAGGGCTTGTCCCAGGGCCGCCTTACAACAGGCAGACTGCAGGGCAGTCCCTTCAAGGGACAAATCAGATCCGCCGAGGACACCCTCGTCGGGCCCTGCGGCAAGAAGCGGTGCGCCGATCGATACGACAGCTCCGAAAGCTCCGACAG
- the LOC117177388 gene encoding uncharacterized protein LOC117177388 isoform X2 has product MADGPSVGDAATDLGNENRRVPRERHKRLLESVPGTARLFLSQEDKPSIEVLELQLKHQRYDAIDDKSRSISSSNQQVVLVDKDSSRFTASSSGDDYEEDADGDDEDEDGRSGGIASVNPSVTLVKVTSLTSPKSTSSDSVAKDADGPVVGFVEKTSERMLVREKDKTRKMGKGGCIKKIEKVITAVECGESRKMEKEEDEDEEAIKEKEGLSQGRLTTGRLQGSPFKGQIRSAEDTLVGPCGKKRCADRYDSSESSDRGRSIEGLEQLRIQ; this is encoded by the coding sequence ATGGCAGACGGGCCGTCCGTAGGAGACGCGGCCACCGACCTGGGGAACGAAAATCGCCGCGTACCTCGGGAGCGACATAAACGTCTCCTCGAATCTGTACCGGGCACCGCTAGGTTGTTCTTGTCACAGGAGGACAAGCCTTCAATCGAGGTCCTTGAGCTGCAACTGAAGCATCAACGCTATGACGCGATTGACGATAAAAGTCGTAGTATTAGTAGCAGCAACCAACAAGTAGTACTTGTGGACAAGGATTCTTCGCGATTCACAGCTTCGAGTAGCGGTGATGATTACGAGGAAGACGCGGACGGCGATGACGAGGACGAGGACGGTCGCAGTGGTGGAATCGCGAGTGTAAACCCAAGCGTCACCCTGGTGAAGGTGACTTCGCTGACATCACCAAAATCGACGTCAAGCGATTCAGTCGCTAAAGACGCGGACGGACCGGTCGTGGGTTTTGTTGAGAAAACAAGTGAGCGAATGCTAGTGCGAGAGAAGGATAAGACGAGAAAGATGGGCAAGGGTGGTTGCATTAAGAAGATAGAAAAGGTGATTACCGCGGTAGAGTGTGGTGAGTCGCGCAAGATGGAAAAAGAGGAGGATGAAGACGAAGAAGCGATCAAGGAGAAGGAGGGCTTGTCCCAGGGCCGCCTTACAACAGGCAGACTGCAGGGCAGTCCCTTCAAGGGACAAATCAGATCCGCCGAGGACACCCTCGTCGGGCCCTGCGGCAAGAAGCGGTGCGCCGATCGATACGACAGCTCCGAAAGCTCCGACAG
- the LOC117177388 gene encoding uncharacterized protein LOC117177388 isoform X1, translating to MADGPSVGDAATDLGNENRRVPRERHKRLLESVPGTARLFLSQEDKPSIEVLELQLKHQRYDAIDDKSRSISSSNQQVVLVDKDSSRFTASSSGDDYEEDADGDDEDEDGRSGGIASVNPSVTLVKVTSLTSPKSTSSDSVAKDADGPVVGFVEKTSERMLVREKDKTRKMGKGGCIKKIEKVITAVECGESRKMEKEEDEDEEAIKEKEGLSQGRLTTGRLQGSPFKGQIRSAEDTLVGPCGKKRCADRYDSSESSDRWCKSSCWRRLTCNLAALYEDAANSLRNQLVDVIEALNNQMKEIFN from the exons ATGGCAGACGGGCCGTCCGTAGGAGACGCGGCCACCGACCTGGGGAACGAAAATCGCCGCGTACCTCGGGAGCGACATAAACGTCTCCTCGAATCTGTACCGGGCACCGCTAGGTTGTTCTTGTCACAGGAGGACAAGCCTTCAATCGAGGTCCTTGAGCTGCAACTGAAGCATCAACGCTATGACGCGATTGACGATAAAAGTCGTAGTATTAGTAGCAGCAACCAACAAGTAGTACTTGTGGACAAGGATTCTTCGCGATTCACAGCTTCGAGTAGCGGTGATGATTACGAGGAAGACGCGGACGGCGATGACGAGGACGAGGACGGTCGCAGTGGTGGAATCGCGAGTGTAAACCCAAGCGTCACCCTGGTGAAGGTGACTTCGCTGACATCACCAAAATCGACGTCAAGCGATTCAGTCGCTAAAGACGCGGACGGACCGGTCGTGGGTTTTGTTGAGAAAACAAGTGAGCGAATGCTAGTGCGAGAGAAGGATAAGACGAGAAAGATGGGCAAGGGTGGTTGCATTAAGAAGATAGAAAAGGTGATTACCGCGGTAGAGTGTGGTGAGTCGCGCAAGATGGAAAAAGAGGAGGATGAAGACGAAGAAGCGATCAAGGAGAAGGAGGGCTTGTCCCAGGGCCGCCTTACAACAGGCAGACTGCAGGGCAGTCCCTTCAAGGGACAAATCAGATCCGCCGAGGACACCCTCGTCGGGCCCTGCGGCAAGAAGCGGTGCGCCGATCGATACGACAGCTCCGAAAGCTCCGACAG gtGGTGTAAATCCAGTTGTTGGCGAAGATTGACGTGTAATCTGGCAGCGTTGTACGAGGATGCCGCCAATTCATTGAGAAACCAACTC